From Onychostoma macrolepis isolate SWU-2019 chromosome 05, ASM1243209v1, whole genome shotgun sequence, one genomic window encodes:
- the gtf2ird1 gene encoding general transcription factor II-I repeat domain-containing protein 1 isoform X4 — MAQIRKLGCDGMRTNARPELKVPQVSARQEILTSLVSALDSVCSAMSKLNAEVACVTVHEDSVIAVGTEKGRIFLNSRKEIQTDFHKFCRVTDLFSTEVSCLQALTSMNSHAKVPEVDCSRTGKDCGQPGRQRALTDTHSNIFVLRKMVEEVFSVLYSEAVGKSSLVPVPYDWILKDPSSVVVYGLPDGVTLRKPSEYDTKTLMKILEQSNRIRFIVKRTPEEPSRDAKSCPEVNHHSSTSKSVSNHASVKPSVQEASASNSMLSSFLYGMPMSSQPHPDSKLDLKPTSLHSIGKERLGMWASAEEKAVQAKECADNGERIGLAADLTQSPPSIHVSKRLLFSIVHEKSEKWDSFIRETEDINTLRECVQILFNSRYAEALGLDHMVPVPYRKIACDPEAVEIIGIPDKIPFKRPCTYGVPKLKRILEERHAVRFVVKRMFDERIFTAAGKIAKEEGKQDGAAPEDGFPDGLRVPSSSLELVSNTHSSRSTSSCVSPLAECEAGPSGDCLPLKKIKTEPPDGEIIQVTVPESSASTEEPSEPQAERVTPDLCLPKEPVAEDLTPKSTTQGLKRAVEEDIGEMILQLRKQVESLFSSKYSEALGLPEPAKVPYSKFQMYPDDLYVTGLPEGMTFRRPNCFGAAKLRKILAASSQITFVLKRPELLTEQVKHEGVSKTTSDSAETDSKDQSDDPGPASKRPGFSDSLEAKLSRIDLANTLREQVQDLFNRKYGEALGIKYPVQVPYKRIKSNPGSVIIEGLPPGIPFRKPCTFGSQNLERILAVADKISFSITRPFQGLIPKPAPRRITILKKGYTPISEEDEVNRMGEKVILREQVKELFNKKYGEALGLDRSVIVPYKLIRANPGSLEVCGLPDDIPFRNPNTYDIVRLEKILQAQDEITFNIKTPLQPFTELCTQSCNKEGKEASTNRRKRKRVLDSSQASMPTGADSTLSTNQIPVMQWPMYMVDYSGVNVQVPGKVKY, encoded by the exons ATGGCACAGATAAGGAAGCTGGGCTGTGATGGGATGAGGACAAACGCTCGACCAGAGCTCAAAGTTCCCCAAGTGTCAGCCAGACAAGAGATCCTCACCAGCCTAGTGTCTGCCCTGGACTCTGTG TGCTCTGCCATGTCTAAACTGAATGCTGAGGTGGCCTGTGTCACTGTGCATGAAGACAGCGTGATCGCTGTGGGAACAGAGAAGGGAAGAATCTTCCTAAACTCCAGAAAGGAAATACAGACAGACTTTCACAAGTTCTGCA GAGTAACAGATTTATTTTCCACAGAAGTGTCCTGTCTGCAAGCATTGACCTCCATGAACTCCCACGCCAAAGTTCCTGAAGTGGACTGCAGCAGGACCGGCAAAGACTGCGGGCAGCCGGGCAGACAGAGAGCCTTAACAGACACTCATTCCAACATCTTCGTCCTGAGGAAGATGGTGGAGGAGGTGTTCAGTGTGCTTTATA GTGAGGCTGTTGGGAAAAGCAGCCTGGTCCCTGTGCCTTATGACTGGATTCTCAAGGATCCCAGCTCAGTGGTTGTCTACGGCCTGCCTGATGGTGTAACTCTGAGAAAGCCTTCGGAATACGACACCAAGACCTTAATGAAGATCTTAGAACAGAGCAACCGCATCCGCTTCATAGTCAAAAG aaCACCAGAGGAACCCTCTCGGGATGCCAAATCCTGTCCGGAAGTCAACCATCACTCTTCGACCTCAAAGAGTGTAAGCAACCACGCCTCTGTCAAACCCTCCGTGCAGGAAGCGTCTGCTAGCAACTCCATGCTCTCCAGCTTCCTGTATGGCATGCCCATGTCCTCCCAGCCCCACCCAGACAGCAAGCTGGACCTGAAGCCCACATCACTGCACAGCATAGGTAAAGAGCGGCTGGGCATGTGGGCGTCCGCTGAAGAGAAAGCGGTTCAGGCCAAGGAATGTGCTGACAATG GCGAACGAATAGGGCTGGCAGCGGATCTTACCCAGAGCCCTCCCAGCATCCATGTCTCCAAGCGCCTTCTGTTCTCCATAGTGCATGAAAAATCAG AAAAATGGGATTCATTCATCAGGGAGACTGAGGATATCAACACCCTTCGAGAATGTGTTCAGATCCTCTTCAACAGTAGATATG ctgaagCATTAGGCCTGGATCACATGGTTCCCGTGCCGTACCGGAAAATCGCCTGTGATCCTGAGGCAGTAGAGATCATTGGAATTCCAGACAAGATTCCCTTCAAGAGACCATGCACTTACGGTGTGCCTAAACTCAAACGGATCCTGGAAGAAAGGCACGCTGTCCGCTTTGTTGTCAAAAG aATGTTTGATGAGCGGATTTTTACCG CTGCTGGTAAAATAGCTAAGGAGGAGGGCAAACAGGATGGTGCCGCTCCTGAGGACGGATTCCCTGATGGGCTCAGGGTGCCAAGCTCTTCTCTAGAGCTGGTCAGCAACACTCACAGTAGCAG aTCAACAAGCTCCTGTGTCAGTCCCTTGGCTGAGTGTGAAGCAG ggCCATCTGGGGACTGTCTGCCTTTGAAAAAGATCAAAACCGAACCCCCAGATGGTGAAATTATCCAGGTGACAGTGCCAG AGTCCAGTGCTTCTACAGAAGAGCCGAGTGAGCCTCAGGCGGAGCGGGTGACCCCTGACCTCTGTCTTCCCAAGGAGCCTGTAGCAG AAGATTTAACGCCGAAGTCTACAACACAAGGGCTCAAGAGAGCTGTTGAAG AAGACATCGGAGAGATGATCCTTCAGCTGCGAAAGCAAGTCGAGAGCCTGTTCAGCTCCAAGTACA GTGAGGCTCTTGGTCTGCCAGAACCGGCTAAAGTGCCATATTCCAAGTTCCAGATGTATCCAGATGACCTGTATGTCACAGGGCTACCAGAAGGGATGACTTTTCGAAGACCAAACTGTTTTGGAGCAGCAAAACTCCGGAAGATTCTTGCCGCCAGTAGtcagattacatttgttttaaagag gcCAGAATTGTTGACAGAACAGGTTAAACATGAAGGTGTCTCTAAAACAACCTCTGATTCAG CAGAAACTGACTCCAAAGATCAATCAGATGACCCTGGACCTGCCTCCAAAAGACCAGGGTTTTCAG ACAGTTTAGAGGCCAAGCTCTCCCGTATCGACTTGGCGAACACTCTGCGAGAGCAGGTCCAAGACCTGTTCAACAGGAAATACGGCGAGGCACTGGGCATTAAGTATCCTGTGCAAGTGCCTTACAAGAGGATCAAGAGTAACCCTGGCTCAGTGATTATTGAGGGCTTGCCCCCTGGCATCCCCTTCAGAAAACCCTGTACCTTCGGCTCACAGAATCTAGAGAGGATATTAGCGGTGGCAGACAAGATCTCTTTCAGCATTACAAG GCCTTTCCAAGGGCTTATTCCCAAGCCAG CACCACGAAGAATAACCATACTGAAGAAAGGTTACACCCCAATAAGTG AAGAAGACGAGGTCAACCGGATGGGAGAAAAAGTGATATTAAGGGAACAAGTTAAAGAGCTGTTCAATAAGAAATATG GTGAAGCTTTGGGTCTGGACCGCTCGGTCATTGTTCCATACAAGTTAATCCGTGCCAATCCAGGCTCACTGGAAGTGTGTGGACTTCCGGATGATATTCCCTTCAGGAATCCTAATACTTACGACATAGTTCGGTTGGAAAAAATCCTGCAGGCCCAAGATGAAATTACTTTCAATATCAAAACCCCTCTACA GCCTTTTACAGAGTTATGCACTCAATCTTGTAATAAAG AAGGTAAAGAAGCGTCTACGAATCGACGCAAACGTAAACGAGTACTTGACAGCAGTCAAGCATCCATGCCCACTGGAGCAGACTCAACactatcaaccaatcagataCCTGTCATG caaTGGCCCATGTACATGGTGGACTATAGCGGAGTGAATGTTCAAGTTCCTGGAAAAGTCAAATATTAA
- the gtf2ird1 gene encoding general transcription factor II-I repeat domain-containing protein 1 isoform X5, translating to MAQIRKLGCDGMRTNARPELKVPQVSARQEILTSLVSALDSVCSAMSKLNAEVACVTVHEDSVIAVGTEKGRIFLNSRKEIQTDFHKFCKVSCLQALTSMNSHAKVPEVDCSRTGKDCGQPGRQRALTDTHSNIFVLRKMVEEVFSVLYSEAVGKSSLVPVPYDWILKDPSSVVVYGLPDGVTLRKPSEYDTKTLMKILEQSNRIRFIVKSRTPEEPSRDAKSCPEVNHHSSTSKSVSNHASVKPSVQEASASNSMLSSFLYGMPMSSQPHPDSKLDLKPTSLHSIGKERLGMWASAEEKAVQAKECADNGERIGLAADLTQSPPSIHVSKRLLFSIVHEKSEKWDSFIRETEDINTLRECVQILFNSRYAEALGLDHMVPVPYRKIACDPEAVEIIGIPDKIPFKRPCTYGVPKLKRILEERHAVRFVVKRMFDERIFTAAGKIAKEEGKQDGAAPEDGFPDGLRVPSSSLELVSNTHSSRSTSSCVSPLAECEAGPSGDCLPLKKIKTEPPDGEIIQVTVPESSASTEEPSEPQAERVTPDLCLPKEPVAEDLTPKSTTQGLKRAVEEDIGEMILQLRKQVESLFSSKYSEALGLPEPAKVPYSKFQMYPDDLYVTGLPEGMTFRRPNCFGAAKLRKILAASSQITFVLKRPELLTEQVKHEGVSKTTSDSAETDSKDQSDDPGPASKRPGFSDSLEAKLSRIDLANTLREQVQDLFNRKYGEALGIKYPVQVPYKRIKSNPGSVIIEGLPPGIPFRKPCTFGSQNLERILAVADKISFSITRPFQGLIPKPAPRRITILKKGYTPISEEDEVNRMGEKVILREQVKELFNKKYGEALGLDRSVIVPYKLIRANPGSLEVCGLPDDIPFRNPNTYDIVRLEKILQAQDEITFNIKTPLQPFTELCTQSCNKEGKEASTNRRKRKRVLDSSQASMPTGADSTLSTNQIPVMQWPMYMVDYSGVNVQVPGKVKY from the exons ATGGCACAGATAAGGAAGCTGGGCTGTGATGGGATGAGGACAAACGCTCGACCAGAGCTCAAAGTTCCCCAAGTGTCAGCCAGACAAGAGATCCTCACCAGCCTAGTGTCTGCCCTGGACTCTGTG TGCTCTGCCATGTCTAAACTGAATGCTGAGGTGGCCTGTGTCACTGTGCATGAAGACAGCGTGATCGCTGTGGGAACAGAGAAGGGAAGAATCTTCCTAAACTCCAGAAAGGAAATACAGACAGACTTTCACAAGTTCTGCA AAGTGTCCTGTCTGCAAGCATTGACCTCCATGAACTCCCACGCCAAAGTTCCTGAAGTGGACTGCAGCAGGACCGGCAAAGACTGCGGGCAGCCGGGCAGACAGAGAGCCTTAACAGACACTCATTCCAACATCTTCGTCCTGAGGAAGATGGTGGAGGAGGTGTTCAGTGTGCTTTATA GTGAGGCTGTTGGGAAAAGCAGCCTGGTCCCTGTGCCTTATGACTGGATTCTCAAGGATCCCAGCTCAGTGGTTGTCTACGGCCTGCCTGATGGTGTAACTCTGAGAAAGCCTTCGGAATACGACACCAAGACCTTAATGAAGATCTTAGAACAGAGCAACCGCATCCGCTTCATAGTCAAAAG tagaaCACCAGAGGAACCCTCTCGGGATGCCAAATCCTGTCCGGAAGTCAACCATCACTCTTCGACCTCAAAGAGTGTAAGCAACCACGCCTCTGTCAAACCCTCCGTGCAGGAAGCGTCTGCTAGCAACTCCATGCTCTCCAGCTTCCTGTATGGCATGCCCATGTCCTCCCAGCCCCACCCAGACAGCAAGCTGGACCTGAAGCCCACATCACTGCACAGCATAGGTAAAGAGCGGCTGGGCATGTGGGCGTCCGCTGAAGAGAAAGCGGTTCAGGCCAAGGAATGTGCTGACAATG GCGAACGAATAGGGCTGGCAGCGGATCTTACCCAGAGCCCTCCCAGCATCCATGTCTCCAAGCGCCTTCTGTTCTCCATAGTGCATGAAAAATCAG AAAAATGGGATTCATTCATCAGGGAGACTGAGGATATCAACACCCTTCGAGAATGTGTTCAGATCCTCTTCAACAGTAGATATG ctgaagCATTAGGCCTGGATCACATGGTTCCCGTGCCGTACCGGAAAATCGCCTGTGATCCTGAGGCAGTAGAGATCATTGGAATTCCAGACAAGATTCCCTTCAAGAGACCATGCACTTACGGTGTGCCTAAACTCAAACGGATCCTGGAAGAAAGGCACGCTGTCCGCTTTGTTGTCAAAAG aATGTTTGATGAGCGGATTTTTACCG CTGCTGGTAAAATAGCTAAGGAGGAGGGCAAACAGGATGGTGCCGCTCCTGAGGACGGATTCCCTGATGGGCTCAGGGTGCCAAGCTCTTCTCTAGAGCTGGTCAGCAACACTCACAGTAGCAG aTCAACAAGCTCCTGTGTCAGTCCCTTGGCTGAGTGTGAAGCAG ggCCATCTGGGGACTGTCTGCCTTTGAAAAAGATCAAAACCGAACCCCCAGATGGTGAAATTATCCAGGTGACAGTGCCAG AGTCCAGTGCTTCTACAGAAGAGCCGAGTGAGCCTCAGGCGGAGCGGGTGACCCCTGACCTCTGTCTTCCCAAGGAGCCTGTAGCAG AAGATTTAACGCCGAAGTCTACAACACAAGGGCTCAAGAGAGCTGTTGAAG AAGACATCGGAGAGATGATCCTTCAGCTGCGAAAGCAAGTCGAGAGCCTGTTCAGCTCCAAGTACA GTGAGGCTCTTGGTCTGCCAGAACCGGCTAAAGTGCCATATTCCAAGTTCCAGATGTATCCAGATGACCTGTATGTCACAGGGCTACCAGAAGGGATGACTTTTCGAAGACCAAACTGTTTTGGAGCAGCAAAACTCCGGAAGATTCTTGCCGCCAGTAGtcagattacatttgttttaaagag gcCAGAATTGTTGACAGAACAGGTTAAACATGAAGGTGTCTCTAAAACAACCTCTGATTCAG CAGAAACTGACTCCAAAGATCAATCAGATGACCCTGGACCTGCCTCCAAAAGACCAGGGTTTTCAG ACAGTTTAGAGGCCAAGCTCTCCCGTATCGACTTGGCGAACACTCTGCGAGAGCAGGTCCAAGACCTGTTCAACAGGAAATACGGCGAGGCACTGGGCATTAAGTATCCTGTGCAAGTGCCTTACAAGAGGATCAAGAGTAACCCTGGCTCAGTGATTATTGAGGGCTTGCCCCCTGGCATCCCCTTCAGAAAACCCTGTACCTTCGGCTCACAGAATCTAGAGAGGATATTAGCGGTGGCAGACAAGATCTCTTTCAGCATTACAAG GCCTTTCCAAGGGCTTATTCCCAAGCCAG CACCACGAAGAATAACCATACTGAAGAAAGGTTACACCCCAATAAGTG AAGAAGACGAGGTCAACCGGATGGGAGAAAAAGTGATATTAAGGGAACAAGTTAAAGAGCTGTTCAATAAGAAATATG GTGAAGCTTTGGGTCTGGACCGCTCGGTCATTGTTCCATACAAGTTAATCCGTGCCAATCCAGGCTCACTGGAAGTGTGTGGACTTCCGGATGATATTCCCTTCAGGAATCCTAATACTTACGACATAGTTCGGTTGGAAAAAATCCTGCAGGCCCAAGATGAAATTACTTTCAATATCAAAACCCCTCTACA GCCTTTTACAGAGTTATGCACTCAATCTTGTAATAAAG AAGGTAAAGAAGCGTCTACGAATCGACGCAAACGTAAACGAGTACTTGACAGCAGTCAAGCATCCATGCCCACTGGAGCAGACTCAACactatcaaccaatcagataCCTGTCATG caaTGGCCCATGTACATGGTGGACTATAGCGGAGTGAATGTTCAAGTTCCTGGAAAAGTCAAATATTAA
- the gtf2ird1 gene encoding general transcription factor II-I repeat domain-containing protein 1 isoform X7: MAQIRKLGCDGMRTNARPELKVPQVSARQEILTSLVSALDSVCSAMSKLNAEVACVTVHEDSVIAVGTEKGRIFLNSRKEIQTDFHKFCKVSCLQALTSMNSHAKVPEVDCSRTGKDCGQPGRQRALTDTHSNIFVLRKMVEEVFSVLYSEAVGKSSLVPVPYDWILKDPSSVVVYGLPDGVTLRKPSEYDTKTLMKILEQSNRIRFIVKRTPEEPSRDAKSCPEVNHHSSTSKSVSNHASVKPSVQEASASNSMLSSFLYGMPMSSQPHPDSKLDLKPTSLHSIGKERLGMWASAEEKAVQAKECADNGERIGLAADLTQSPPSIHVSKRLLFSIVHEKSEKWDSFIRETEDINTLRECVQILFNSRYAEALGLDHMVPVPYRKIACDPEAVEIIGIPDKIPFKRPCTYGVPKLKRILEERHAVRFVVKRMFDERIFTAAGKIAKEEGKQDGAAPEDGFPDGLRVPSSSLELVSNTHSSRSTSSCVSPLAECEAGPSGDCLPLKKIKTEPPDGEIIQVTVPESSASTEEPSEPQAERVTPDLCLPKEPVAEDLTPKSTTQGLKRAVEEDIGEMILQLRKQVESLFSSKYSEALGLPEPAKVPYSKFQMYPDDLYVTGLPEGMTFRRPNCFGAAKLRKILAASSQITFVLKRPELLTEQVKHEGVSKTTSDSETDSKDQSDDPGPASKRPGFSDSLEAKLSRIDLANTLREQVQDLFNRKYGEALGIKYPVQVPYKRIKSNPGSVIIEGLPPGIPFRKPCTFGSQNLERILAVADKISFSITRPFQGLIPKPAPRRITILKKGYTPISEEDEVNRMGEKVILREQVKELFNKKYGEALGLDRSVIVPYKLIRANPGSLEVCGLPDDIPFRNPNTYDIVRLEKILQAQDEITFNIKTPLQPFTELCTQSCNKEGKEASTNRRKRKRVLDSSQASMPTGADSTLSTNQIPVMQWPMYMVDYSGVNVQVPGKVKY, translated from the exons ATGGCACAGATAAGGAAGCTGGGCTGTGATGGGATGAGGACAAACGCTCGACCAGAGCTCAAAGTTCCCCAAGTGTCAGCCAGACAAGAGATCCTCACCAGCCTAGTGTCTGCCCTGGACTCTGTG TGCTCTGCCATGTCTAAACTGAATGCTGAGGTGGCCTGTGTCACTGTGCATGAAGACAGCGTGATCGCTGTGGGAACAGAGAAGGGAAGAATCTTCCTAAACTCCAGAAAGGAAATACAGACAGACTTTCACAAGTTCTGCA AAGTGTCCTGTCTGCAAGCATTGACCTCCATGAACTCCCACGCCAAAGTTCCTGAAGTGGACTGCAGCAGGACCGGCAAAGACTGCGGGCAGCCGGGCAGACAGAGAGCCTTAACAGACACTCATTCCAACATCTTCGTCCTGAGGAAGATGGTGGAGGAGGTGTTCAGTGTGCTTTATA GTGAGGCTGTTGGGAAAAGCAGCCTGGTCCCTGTGCCTTATGACTGGATTCTCAAGGATCCCAGCTCAGTGGTTGTCTACGGCCTGCCTGATGGTGTAACTCTGAGAAAGCCTTCGGAATACGACACCAAGACCTTAATGAAGATCTTAGAACAGAGCAACCGCATCCGCTTCATAGTCAAAAG aaCACCAGAGGAACCCTCTCGGGATGCCAAATCCTGTCCGGAAGTCAACCATCACTCTTCGACCTCAAAGAGTGTAAGCAACCACGCCTCTGTCAAACCCTCCGTGCAGGAAGCGTCTGCTAGCAACTCCATGCTCTCCAGCTTCCTGTATGGCATGCCCATGTCCTCCCAGCCCCACCCAGACAGCAAGCTGGACCTGAAGCCCACATCACTGCACAGCATAGGTAAAGAGCGGCTGGGCATGTGGGCGTCCGCTGAAGAGAAAGCGGTTCAGGCCAAGGAATGTGCTGACAATG GCGAACGAATAGGGCTGGCAGCGGATCTTACCCAGAGCCCTCCCAGCATCCATGTCTCCAAGCGCCTTCTGTTCTCCATAGTGCATGAAAAATCAG AAAAATGGGATTCATTCATCAGGGAGACTGAGGATATCAACACCCTTCGAGAATGTGTTCAGATCCTCTTCAACAGTAGATATG ctgaagCATTAGGCCTGGATCACATGGTTCCCGTGCCGTACCGGAAAATCGCCTGTGATCCTGAGGCAGTAGAGATCATTGGAATTCCAGACAAGATTCCCTTCAAGAGACCATGCACTTACGGTGTGCCTAAACTCAAACGGATCCTGGAAGAAAGGCACGCTGTCCGCTTTGTTGTCAAAAG aATGTTTGATGAGCGGATTTTTACCG CTGCTGGTAAAATAGCTAAGGAGGAGGGCAAACAGGATGGTGCCGCTCCTGAGGACGGATTCCCTGATGGGCTCAGGGTGCCAAGCTCTTCTCTAGAGCTGGTCAGCAACACTCACAGTAGCAG aTCAACAAGCTCCTGTGTCAGTCCCTTGGCTGAGTGTGAAGCAG ggCCATCTGGGGACTGTCTGCCTTTGAAAAAGATCAAAACCGAACCCCCAGATGGTGAAATTATCCAGGTGACAGTGCCAG AGTCCAGTGCTTCTACAGAAGAGCCGAGTGAGCCTCAGGCGGAGCGGGTGACCCCTGACCTCTGTCTTCCCAAGGAGCCTGTAGCAG AAGATTTAACGCCGAAGTCTACAACACAAGGGCTCAAGAGAGCTGTTGAAG AAGACATCGGAGAGATGATCCTTCAGCTGCGAAAGCAAGTCGAGAGCCTGTTCAGCTCCAAGTACA GTGAGGCTCTTGGTCTGCCAGAACCGGCTAAAGTGCCATATTCCAAGTTCCAGATGTATCCAGATGACCTGTATGTCACAGGGCTACCAGAAGGGATGACTTTTCGAAGACCAAACTGTTTTGGAGCAGCAAAACTCCGGAAGATTCTTGCCGCCAGTAGtcagattacatttgttttaaagag gcCAGAATTGTTGACAGAACAGGTTAAACATGAAGGTGTCTCTAAAACAACCTCTGATTCAG AAACTGACTCCAAAGATCAATCAGATGACCCTGGACCTGCCTCCAAAAGACCAGGGTTTTCAG ACAGTTTAGAGGCCAAGCTCTCCCGTATCGACTTGGCGAACACTCTGCGAGAGCAGGTCCAAGACCTGTTCAACAGGAAATACGGCGAGGCACTGGGCATTAAGTATCCTGTGCAAGTGCCTTACAAGAGGATCAAGAGTAACCCTGGCTCAGTGATTATTGAGGGCTTGCCCCCTGGCATCCCCTTCAGAAAACCCTGTACCTTCGGCTCACAGAATCTAGAGAGGATATTAGCGGTGGCAGACAAGATCTCTTTCAGCATTACAAG GCCTTTCCAAGGGCTTATTCCCAAGCCAG CACCACGAAGAATAACCATACTGAAGAAAGGTTACACCCCAATAAGTG AAGAAGACGAGGTCAACCGGATGGGAGAAAAAGTGATATTAAGGGAACAAGTTAAAGAGCTGTTCAATAAGAAATATG GTGAAGCTTTGGGTCTGGACCGCTCGGTCATTGTTCCATACAAGTTAATCCGTGCCAATCCAGGCTCACTGGAAGTGTGTGGACTTCCGGATGATATTCCCTTCAGGAATCCTAATACTTACGACATAGTTCGGTTGGAAAAAATCCTGCAGGCCCAAGATGAAATTACTTTCAATATCAAAACCCCTCTACA GCCTTTTACAGAGTTATGCACTCAATCTTGTAATAAAG AAGGTAAAGAAGCGTCTACGAATCGACGCAAACGTAAACGAGTACTTGACAGCAGTCAAGCATCCATGCCCACTGGAGCAGACTCAACactatcaaccaatcagataCCTGTCATG caaTGGCCCATGTACATGGTGGACTATAGCGGAGTGAATGTTCAAGTTCCTGGAAAAGTCAAATATTAA